In Halobaculum limi, one DNA window encodes the following:
- a CDS encoding flippase activity-associated protein Agl23: protein MSDPAGGSDPAPDGTPADGGAADADAGPDAAAGTGECDTSPADSESTAPTPDPAATASTPAGSPLDRLTAAIDDRVGDPTTVAVVLIVVGGLLLRTVELGARIFHWDEGRVGYWILRFDATGEFFYRPIIHGPFLPVVNNVLFDIIGASDFAARLPVAVVGGLLPLSVLLLRDRLRGREQVALALLLAVDPLLVYYGRFMRGDVLVGSFCVAAFVLVVYAVDSKRTLPLFGSAVLLGLGFTAKENALVYLACFLGAGFLLLDHRVLRSARRTGSLVDALIGEVVALGHYLDDWTAGSRTRGVIERLVRKRDPDAAYVSEAGYLGHLAVWIPLGAVGVAATFLLTTAFFYAPRPDVWQALGLASVPAGTTPPTLGGVWYEATWGAGEKFWGTWASGNHSGHPYAPFLYDILETMAYGSGVLVVFAAVGFLADGYGTERGTRPLVAFATYWGLASVVGYPVATDIQAPWAAVHITLPLAIPAAVGLTYIVDTLDVSITRDDAVTAALAGVIVLAAVAGVVAPTADYWNSASAEDKQVLQWAQPENAYKQALQDAGAVARNNEGTDVLWVGTSTTRGTRLYVSDESSVDRMPPGGPSWHSRLPTPWYLELHDAEVTSTPPEARFDGLPPADEMPPVVIAKPQDADRLTTMLDGYTAREYDYRLWTEHIVVFIDDEALANARSGSGASASVDVATDDTAPDGDRRGALAGRPLTPA from the coding sequence ATGAGTGACCCCGCCGGCGGGTCCGACCCCGCCCCCGACGGGACGCCCGCCGACGGCGGGGCGGCCGACGCCGACGCTGGCCCCGACGCCGCCGCCGGCACCGGTGAGTGCGATACCTCCCCGGCCGATTCCGAGTCGACCGCACCGACGCCCGACCCGGCAGCGACGGCGAGCACACCCGCGGGGTCGCCGCTCGACCGCCTGACCGCCGCTATCGACGACCGCGTGGGCGACCCGACGACCGTCGCCGTCGTCCTCATCGTCGTCGGGGGACTCCTCCTCCGGACGGTCGAACTCGGTGCGCGAATCTTCCACTGGGACGAGGGACGCGTCGGCTACTGGATCCTCCGGTTCGACGCCACCGGCGAGTTCTTCTACCGACCGATCATCCACGGGCCGTTCCTGCCCGTCGTCAACAACGTCTTGTTCGACATCATCGGAGCCTCGGATTTCGCCGCTCGTCTCCCGGTCGCCGTCGTCGGCGGGTTACTGCCGCTGTCGGTGCTGTTGCTCCGCGACCGCCTCCGAGGCCGCGAACAGGTCGCGCTGGCGCTGTTGCTGGCAGTCGATCCCCTGCTCGTCTACTACGGGCGGTTTATGCGCGGGGACGTCCTCGTCGGGTCGTTCTGTGTCGCTGCGTTCGTCCTCGTCGTCTACGCCGTCGACTCCAAGCGGACGCTCCCGCTGTTCGGTTCGGCCGTGTTGCTGGGGTTGGGCTTCACCGCGAAGGAGAACGCGCTGGTGTACCTCGCGTGCTTCCTCGGTGCGGGATTCCTCCTCCTCGACCACCGCGTGCTCCGCTCGGCGCGGCGTACCGGGTCGCTGGTGGACGCACTGATCGGTGAGGTCGTCGCACTCGGTCACTATCTCGACGACTGGACCGCAGGGTCGCGGACGCGAGGTGTCATCGAACGCCTGGTTCGCAAGCGCGACCCCGACGCCGCGTACGTCTCGGAGGCGGGCTATCTCGGCCACCTCGCCGTCTGGATTCCGCTCGGCGCGGTCGGCGTCGCCGCGACGTTCCTGCTGACGACGGCGTTCTTCTACGCGCCGCGACCGGACGTGTGGCAGGCGCTCGGCCTCGCGTCGGTACCCGCGGGGACGACGCCGCCGACGCTCGGTGGCGTCTGGTACGAGGCGACGTGGGGCGCGGGCGAGAAGTTCTGGGGCACGTGGGCGTCGGGCAACCACTCGGGCCACCCGTATGCACCGTTCCTGTACGACATTCTCGAGACGATGGCGTACGGGTCGGGCGTCCTCGTCGTATTCGCGGCCGTTGGCTTCCTCGCCGACGGCTACGGAACCGAGCGTGGAACCCGCCCGCTGGTCGCGTTCGCGACGTACTGGGGGCTGGCGTCGGTCGTCGGCTACCCCGTCGCCACCGACATTCAAGCGCCGTGGGCAGCGGTCCATATCACGCTCCCGCTGGCGATTCCGGCCGCGGTCGGTCTGACGTACATCGTCGACACGCTCGACGTGTCGATAACGCGCGACGACGCCGTGACGGCGGCGCTCGCGGGTGTCATCGTCCTCGCGGCCGTCGCGGGCGTCGTCGCTCCTACCGCCGACTACTGGAACTCTGCGTCGGCAGAGGACAAACAGGTGCTCCAGTGGGCGCAACCGGAGAACGCCTACAAGCAGGCGTTACAGGACGCCGGCGCAGTCGCCCGCAACAACGAGGGGACGGACGTGCTGTGGGTCGGGACGTCCACGACGCGCGGCACCAGACTGTATGTCTCCGACGAGTCGAGCGTCGACCGGATGCCCCCCGGCGGCCCGAGTTGGCACTCGCGGCTCCCGACGCCGTGGTACCTCGAACTCCACGACGCGGAGGTGACGTCGACGCCGCCGGAGGCTCGCTTCGATGGACTGCCGCCCGCCGACGAGATGCCGCCGGTCGTCATCGCAAAGCCGCAGGACGCCGACCGCCTCACCACGATGCTCGACGGGTACACCGCCCGCGAGTACGACTATCGCCTCTGGACCGAACACATCGTCGTGTTCATCGACGACGAGGCGTTGGCGAACGCGCGCAGTGGGTCCGGTGCGTCGGCGAGCGTCGACGTCGCTACCGACGACACCGCACCCGACGGCGACCGTCGGGGTGCACTGGCCGGTCGTCCGCTGACGCCCGCGTGA
- a CDS encoding NADH-quinone oxidoreductase subunit J — protein MVVETIAFALFAIVTVGSSLGVVLAEDVWHSALFLGAALLSVAVHYVMLQAEFLAAMQILVYVGGVLILITFAVMLVRREGEPEAMEVFEA, from the coding sequence ATGGTTGTAGAGACTATCGCGTTCGCGCTGTTCGCCATCGTCACGGTGGGGAGCAGTCTGGGCGTGGTGCTCGCGGAGGACGTGTGGCACTCCGCACTCTTCCTCGGGGCCGCGCTGCTCAGCGTCGCGGTGCACTACGTGATGTTACAGGCGGAGTTCCTGGCCGCCATGCAGATCCTCGTCTACGTTGGCGGGGTTCTCATCCTCATCACGTTCGCCGTGATGCTGGTGCGCAGGGAGGGTGAACCGGAGGCAATGGAGGTGTTCGAGGCGTGA
- a CDS encoding NADH-quinone oxidoreductase subunit D: MSLEEPEPDVPATVEAQTADEIAELLGDHVIGREEHLNAPGYVVRPDEVQAVLSTLKNDAGFDHLSCVTAQEYEDRYESIYHLKKYDDPTQEVSIVVPADRENPVSQSGEAVFRTADWHEREAYDLVGIEYDDHPDLRRILLPETWQGHPLAEDYDQDRPQVVPLREHANPLNPDQRDEQDTDTMYLNIGPHHPATHGVLHLKTVLDGEQVADVESDIGYLHRCEEQICQNGTYRHQIMPYPDRWDYISAGLLNEWAYARAAEDMADIEVPEYAQVIRTMGAELCRIAAHMLAVGTFALDVYGDFTAIFMYAIRDREKTQNILEDLTGQRLMFNYFRLGGVVWDLPEPREEFFEKTRDFLEDLPEALEEYHDLISSNEILQMRTIDTGVLPPEVAKSYGATGPVARGSGVDYDLRRDDPYGYYDELDWDVVTEDGCDNYSRLLVRLREVEESAKIIEQCIDLLEDWPEEDRTIQANVPRTLKPDDDTEIYRAVEGAKGELGIYMRSDGTDKPARFKIRSPCFSNLQTLPEMAEGEYVPDLIAALGSLDIVLGEVDR, encoded by the coding sequence ATGAGTCTGGAAGAACCAGAGCCGGACGTTCCGGCGACCGTCGAGGCACAGACCGCCGACGAGATCGCCGAGTTGCTCGGCGACCACGTCATCGGCCGCGAGGAGCACCTGAACGCGCCCGGCTACGTCGTCCGACCCGACGAGGTGCAGGCAGTCCTCTCCACGCTGAAGAACGACGCCGGCTTCGACCACCTCTCGTGTGTCACGGCCCAGGAGTACGAGGACCGCTACGAGTCCATCTACCACCTGAAGAAGTACGACGACCCGACCCAGGAAGTCAGCATCGTCGTTCCCGCCGACCGCGAGAACCCCGTCTCGCAGTCCGGCGAAGCGGTGTTCCGCACCGCCGACTGGCACGAGCGAGAGGCGTACGACCTCGTCGGCATCGAGTACGACGACCACCCGGACCTGCGTCGCATCCTCCTGCCCGAGACGTGGCAGGGCCACCCCCTGGCCGAAGACTACGACCAGGACCGACCGCAGGTCGTCCCCCTGCGCGAGCACGCGAACCCGCTCAACCCGGACCAGCGCGACGAACAGGACACCGACACGATGTACCTCAACATCGGGCCGCACCACCCCGCGACCCACGGTGTCCTCCACCTGAAAACCGTCCTTGACGGCGAACAGGTCGCCGACGTCGAGAGCGACATCGGCTACCTCCACCGCTGTGAGGAGCAGATCTGTCAGAACGGCACCTATCGTCACCAGATTATGCCGTACCCCGACCGCTGGGACTACATCTCGGCAGGCCTGCTCAACGAGTGGGCGTACGCGCGTGCGGCCGAGGATATGGCTGACATCGAGGTGCCCGAGTACGCACAGGTCATCCGGACGATGGGCGCGGAACTGTGCCGTATCGCGGCGCACATGCTCGCGGTCGGGACGTTCGCGCTCGACGTGTACGGCGACTTCACCGCCATCTTCATGTACGCGATCCGGGACCGCGAGAAGACCCAGAACATCCTCGAAGACCTCACTGGTCAGCGGCTGATGTTCAACTACTTCCGCCTGGGCGGGGTCGTCTGGGACCTGCCCGAACCCCGCGAGGAGTTCTTCGAGAAGACCCGCGACTTCCTCGAGGACCTGCCGGAGGCGCTGGAGGAGTACCACGACCTCATCTCGTCGAACGAGATCCTCCAGATGCGCACCATCGACACCGGCGTCCTGCCTCCGGAGGTCGCGAAGTCGTACGGTGCGACGGGCCCGGTCGCCCGTGGCTCCGGCGTCGACTACGACCTGCGCCGCGACGACCCGTACGGCTACTACGACGAACTCGACTGGGACGTCGTCACCGAGGACGGCTGTGACAACTACAGCCGCCTGCTCGTGCGCCTGCGCGAGGTTGAGGAGTCCGCGAAGATCATCGAGCAGTGTATCGACCTGCTCGAAGACTGGCCCGAGGAGGACCGCACCATCCAGGCCAACGTCCCGCGGACGCTCAAGCCCGACGACGACACCGAGATCTACCGCGCAGTCGAGGGCGCGAAGGGTGAACTCGGCATCTACATGCGCTCGGACGGCACGGACAAGCCGGCTCGGTTCAAGATCCGGTCGCCGTGCTTCTCGAACCTCCAGACGCTGCCGGAGATGGCGGAGGGCGAGTACGTGCCCGACCTCATCGCCGCACTCGGCAGCCTGGACATTGTCCTCGGTGAGGTGGACAGATGA
- a CDS encoding NADH-quinone oxidoreductase subunit B, translated as MSSDNRPFVTDDSDVLTDTRDARMTGEDNRFNSKLREAFGSSPFILTKFDKFMNWVRGSSMFMLQFGIACCSIEMMHTYAVKHDLDRFGAGVPRASPRQADVIIVPGTIVSKFAPRMKRVYDQMPEPKFVIGMGSCTISGGPFQEGYNVIKGAEEVIPVDIHVPGCPPRPEALVYGVAKLQERIANGESSPVTVKPYELEQFGDLDRDEIVQQLAKEINEDDLVMRYNWADSP; from the coding sequence ATGAGCAGCGACAACAGACCGTTCGTCACGGACGACAGCGACGTACTGACCGACACCCGGGACGCCCGGATGACGGGCGAGGACAACCGCTTCAACTCGAAGCTGCGTGAAGCGTTCGGCTCCTCGCCGTTCATCCTCACCAAGTTCGACAAGTTCATGAACTGGGTGCGCGGCTCCTCGATGTTTATGCTGCAGTTCGGTATCGCGTGCTGCAGCATCGAGATGATGCACACCTACGCGGTGAAACACGACCTCGACCGCTTCGGCGCGGGTGTCCCGCGCGCGTCGCCGCGACAGGCGGACGTGATCATCGTTCCCGGGACCATCGTCTCGAAGTTCGCGCCGCGGATGAAGCGCGTGTACGACCAGATGCCCGAGCCGAAGTTCGTCATCGGCATGGGCTCGTGTACCATCTCCGGCGGTCCGTTCCAGGAGGGGTATAACGTGATCAAGGGCGCCGAGGAGGTCATCCCGGTGGACATCCACGTCCCCGGCTGCCCGCCCCGGCCCGAGGCGCTGGTGTACGGCGTCGCCAAACTGCAGGAGCGCATCGCCAACGGCGAGTCGTCGCCGGTGACGGTGAAGCCGTACGAACTCGAACAGTTCGGTGACCTCGACCGCGACGAGATCGTCCAGCAACTCGCCAAGGAAATCAACGAGGACGACCTCGTGATGCGCTACAACTGGGCGGACTCCCCATAA
- the purE gene encoding 5-(carboxyamino)imidazole ribonucleotide mutase yields MTTVADLIDRLESEANSDADPATTPDVGVIMGSDSDLDVMQGAFDALDELGFAEQTDFHDVPDARFTYEAYVVSAHRTPELLYAYGETADDRGLDVIIAGAGGKSADLPNMTASIAYPIPVIGVPVQEKSVDSVIGMPTGAPIVAVDAGKSFNAGLSAAQVLAREHDVIEERLVDYHENLKGGVADVSAALHDLGVAGFRESRRDDGR; encoded by the coding sequence ATGACGACCGTAGCCGACCTCATCGACCGACTCGAATCGGAGGCGAACAGCGACGCCGACCCCGCGACGACGCCCGACGTAGGCGTGATTATGGGGTCGGACTCGGATCTGGACGTGATGCAGGGGGCGTTCGACGCCCTCGACGAACTCGGATTCGCCGAGCAGACCGACTTTCACGACGTGCCCGACGCTCGCTTCACCTACGAGGCGTACGTCGTCTCCGCCCACCGGACGCCCGAACTGCTGTACGCGTATGGGGAGACGGCCGACGACCGCGGCCTCGACGTGATCATCGCGGGTGCAGGCGGCAAGTCTGCGGACCTCCCGAATATGACCGCGAGCATCGCGTATCCGATCCCAGTGATCGGTGTGCCGGTGCAGGAGAAGTCGGTCGACTCGGTCATCGGGATGCCGACGGGCGCGCCCATCGTCGCCGTTGACGCGGGCAAGTCGTTCAACGCGGGGCTGTCGGCCGCGCAGGTGCTCGCGCGGGAACACGACGTGATTGAAGAGCGACTCGTCGACTACCACGAGAACCTGAAGGGCGGCGTCGCCGACGTCTCCGCTGCCCTCCACGATCTGGGGGTCGCGGGCTTTCGCGAGTCACGCCGAGACGACGGCCGATAG
- a CDS encoding pyridoxal phosphate-dependent aminotransferase, translating into MSEFSYDFADRVGRVEPSATLAISNAASELEAEGHDVVDLSVGAPDFPTPENVTEAGKAAMDAGHTGYTSSNGVPELKEAIAEKLRADDIDADADEVIVTPGAKQALYETVQTLIDDGDEVVLLDPAWVSYEAMVKLAGGDLTRVDTSAYGFSLEKSLDGLAAAVSDETALLVVNSPSNPTGAVYSDAALEGVRDLAVDHDFAVISDEIYDEIVYDVEQTSLASLDGMADRTVTINGFSKAYSMTGWRLGYLHAKGDLIGQAGKLHSHSVSCATNFVQRAGIEALRNTDEAVEEMRAAFEQRRDMLVDLLAEHGVDVAVPDGAFYMMLPVDDDDSTWAEEAIQEAHVATVPGSAFGAPGYARISYAASEERLREGVQRLVDEGLLGDD; encoded by the coding sequence GTGAGCGAGTTCAGTTACGACTTCGCCGACCGCGTCGGTCGCGTGGAGCCATCGGCGACGCTCGCCATCTCCAACGCCGCGAGCGAACTGGAGGCGGAGGGCCACGACGTCGTCGACCTGTCGGTCGGCGCACCGGACTTCCCGACGCCGGAGAACGTCACCGAGGCGGGCAAGGCCGCGATGGACGCCGGGCACACCGGCTACACCTCCTCGAACGGCGTCCCCGAACTGAAAGAGGCAATCGCCGAGAAACTCCGCGCCGACGACATCGACGCCGACGCCGACGAGGTCATCGTCACGCCCGGCGCGAAGCAGGCGCTGTACGAGACGGTCCAGACGCTCATCGACGACGGCGACGAAGTGGTCCTGTTGGACCCCGCGTGGGTGTCCTACGAGGCGATGGTGAAACTCGCGGGTGGCGACCTCACCCGCGTCGACACGTCGGCGTACGGCTTCTCGCTGGAGAAGAGCCTCGACGGCCTCGCGGCCGCCGTCTCCGACGAGACGGCGCTGCTCGTCGTCAACTCGCCGTCGAACCCCACGGGCGCAGTGTACTCCGACGCCGCACTGGAGGGCGTGCGCGACCTCGCCGTCGACCACGACTTCGCGGTTATCTCCGACGAAATCTACGACGAGATCGTGTACGACGTCGAGCAGACGAGCCTCGCTAGCCTCGACGGGATGGCCGACCGCACGGTCACGATCAACGGCTTCTCGAAGGCGTACTCGATGACCGGGTGGCGACTCGGCTACCTGCACGCGAAGGGCGACCTGATCGGGCAGGCGGGCAAACTCCACAGCCACTCCGTCTCGTGTGCGACGAACTTCGTCCAGCGAGCGGGTATCGAGGCGCTCCGCAATACCGACGAGGCAGTCGAGGAGATGCGCGCAGCGTTCGAACAGCGGCGCGATATGCTCGTGGACCTGCTGGCGGAGCACGGCGTCGACGTGGCAGTGCCCGACGGTGCGTTCTACATGATGCTCCCCGTCGACGACGACGACTCGACGTGGGCCGAGGAGGCGATCCAAGAGGCGCACGTCGCGACCGTTCCGGGGTCGGCGTTCGGCGCGCCCGGCTACGCCCGGATCAGTTACGCCGCGAGCGAGGAGCGACTGCGTGAGGGCGTCCAGCGGCTCGTCGACGAAGGACTGCTCGGCGACGACTGA
- a CDS encoding complex I subunit 1/NuoH family protein, which yields MTPLPDIIVNLLPFGGLAADVVAALLGAFLIANFLLINTAFAGPWAKRKITAAFTDRIAVNRIGPFGLFVIVADAVRLLSKELIVPEGVDRPAWDLGPLLIPFSALLGFAVIPMGSGIHLADPETGLAFAFAASSIASLGLIMMGYASNNKYSLLGGLRAVASNIAYEIPLIVTGISVVLFTGSIRMSEIVAAQQATFISVAGIAIPQWFALVNPFAFVLFVVANVAEVGRNPFDIPEAPTEIVAGYQTEYSSVYFVLIYLGEFIHIFLGGAIAATLFLGGPAGPGPEALGIVWFTAKIWAFFLLTQWLRSAVPRLRVDQFIEIGWKGMLVLSFANLVLTAVIVGVLQTL from the coding sequence ATGACCCCGCTGCCGGATATCATCGTGAACCTGCTCCCGTTCGGCGGCCTCGCGGCCGACGTGGTCGCGGCGCTACTGGGGGCGTTCCTCATCGCCAACTTCCTGCTCATCAACACGGCCTTCGCGGGCCCGTGGGCGAAACGGAAGATCACGGCGGCGTTCACCGACCGCATCGCGGTCAACCGGATCGGGCCGTTCGGCCTGTTCGTCATCGTCGCCGACGCGGTGCGCCTCCTCTCGAAGGAGTTGATCGTGCCGGAGGGCGTGGACCGTCCCGCGTGGGATCTGGGTCCGCTCCTCATTCCGTTCTCGGCGCTGCTCGGCTTCGCGGTCATCCCGATGGGGAGCGGCATCCACCTCGCCGACCCCGAGACGGGACTCGCGTTCGCGTTCGCCGCCTCCTCCATCGCTTCGCTGGGGCTGATTATGATGGGGTACGCGTCGAACAACAAGTACAGCCTGCTCGGCGGCCTGCGCGCCGTCGCGTCCAACATCGCCTACGAGATTCCCCTCATCGTCACCGGCATCTCGGTGGTGCTGTTCACCGGATCGATCCGGATGAGCGAAATCGTCGCGGCACAGCAGGCGACGTTCATCAGCGTCGCCGGGATCGCGATCCCGCAGTGGTTCGCGCTCGTGAACCCGTTCGCGTTCGTGCTGTTCGTCGTGGCGAACGTCGCGGAGGTCGGGCGGAACCCGTTCGACATCCCCGAAGCGCCGACAGAGATTGTCGCCGGGTACCAGACAGAGTACTCCTCCGTCTACTTCGTGCTCATCTACCTGGGTGAGTTCATCCACATCTTCCTCGGCGGCGCTATCGCGGCGACGCTGTTCCTCGGTGGCCCGGCCGGGCCTGGCCCGGAGGCGCTGGGGATCGTCTGGTTCACCGCGAAGATCTGGGCGTTCTTCCTGCTCACGCAGTGGCTCCGCTCTGCGGTGCCGCGGCTTCGCGTTGACCAGTTCATCGAGATCGGTTGGAAGGGCATGCTGGTGCTCTCGTTCGCGAACCTCGTCCTCACCGCAGTCATCGTGGGGGTGCTCCAAACGCTATGA
- a CDS encoding NuoI/complex I 23 kDa subunit family protein, whose protein sequence is MIGLLKGMATTMKHALDGKTFTVEYPDVAPEVSPRFRGVHKFSQERCIWCRQCENVCPNDTIQIVQDDQRNGEQYNLHIGQCIYCRLCEEVCPVDAILLTQNFEFTADTKDDFVYNKEQLKNVPWYKGIDPLNSRNPDRNAWIGEGDGEVDYQ, encoded by the coding sequence ATGATCGGACTACTCAAAGGAATGGCAACGACGATGAAGCACGCGCTGGACGGCAAGACGTTCACGGTCGAGTACCCGGACGTCGCGCCCGAGGTCAGCCCGCGGTTCCGCGGGGTCCACAAGTTCTCTCAGGAGCGGTGCATCTGGTGCCGCCAGTGTGAGAACGTCTGTCCGAACGACACGATCCAGATCGTGCAGGACGACCAGCGCAACGGCGAACAGTACAACCTCCACATCGGGCAGTGCATCTACTGCCGCCTGTGCGAGGAGGTGTGTCCGGTGGACGCCATCCTGCTGACGCAGAACTTCGAGTTCACCGCCGACACGAAAGACGACTTCGTCTACAACAAAGAGCAGTTGAAGAACGTTCCCTGGTACAAGGGGATCGACCCGCTCAACTCCCGCAACCCCGACCGCAACGCGTGGATCGGCGAGGGCGACGGCGAAGTCGACTACCAGTAA
- the ribH gene encoding 6,7-dimethyl-8-ribityllumazine synthase: MTETTLGLVVARYYASIAEAMEESAREAVAARNARITETVDVPGAYDAPLAADRLARRDDIDAVAVVGTIVSGDTDHDQVIGQATASKLADVSIDRDTPVTFGVSGPGQSGAEARDRVQKGAEAADAAVDLAESLPEPEVAA; this comes from the coding sequence ATGACCGAGACTACACTCGGCCTGGTGGTCGCGCGATACTACGCGTCCATCGCCGAGGCGATGGAAGAGTCCGCACGCGAGGCCGTCGCGGCCCGCAACGCACGGATCACCGAGACCGTCGACGTGCCCGGTGCGTACGATGCGCCGCTGGCGGCCGACCGCCTCGCCCGCCGCGACGACATCGACGCCGTCGCCGTCGTCGGCACCATCGTCTCCGGCGACACCGACCACGACCAGGTGATCGGACAGGCCACCGCGAGTAAACTCGCGGACGTGAGCATCGACCGCGACACGCCCGTCACGTTCGGTGTCTCCGGCCCCGGACAGAGCGGTGCGGAGGCACGCGACCGCGTACAGAAGGGTGCCGAGGCCGCAGACGCGGCCGTAGACCTGGCTGAGAGCCTCCCGGAACCGGAGGTGGCCGCGTGA
- a CDS encoding 5-(carboxyamino)imidazole ribonucleotide synthase has protein sequence MNPTCPGPTLGVVGGGQLGRMLAEAASPMGVDVVVLDPTPDCPASRVADQIEGSFDDPDAVRELADRADALTLEIELADPDLLEAVEAEFDVPVNPSPAALRTIQDKLVQKRAFADAGVPVPEFVAVDDAADLADAVERFDGCMLKARTGGYDGRGNVPVHPGDDYAAKLAEVGAGEDGAMAEELIDFERELSVVAVRGDDERRAFPVVENVHREEILRETVAPARCSAAVAERAREVAFDTLETLDGRGVFAMELFEVSEARSASDASGERSDPRAAGDVLVNEVAPRPHNSGHWTIEGATASQFQQHVRAALGWPLATAEARSPTVMANVLGDVAEPTAARLSGVEDVLAAPNATLHWYGKHEARPLRKMGHLTLIGDGDDRDADRDELLARARDLRDGLTFEE, from the coding sequence GTGAACCCGACGTGTCCAGGTCCGACGCTCGGCGTCGTCGGCGGCGGTCAACTCGGCCGGATGCTCGCGGAGGCGGCCTCCCCGATGGGCGTCGACGTGGTCGTCCTCGACCCGACGCCCGACTGCCCCGCATCGCGGGTCGCCGACCAGATCGAAGGGTCGTTCGACGACCCCGACGCGGTCCGCGAACTCGCCGACCGCGCCGACGCACTGACGCTCGAGATCGAACTCGCCGACCCCGACCTCCTCGAAGCCGTCGAGGCGGAGTTCGACGTGCCGGTCAATCCCTCGCCGGCGGCGCTGCGAACGATCCAAGACAAACTCGTGCAGAAGCGGGCGTTCGCCGACGCGGGCGTCCCGGTCCCGGAGTTCGTCGCTGTCGACGACGCCGCCGACCTCGCCGACGCCGTGGAGCGATTCGACGGCTGTATGCTGAAAGCCCGCACCGGTGGCTACGACGGCCGCGGGAACGTCCCCGTCCACCCGGGCGACGACTACGCCGCGAAACTCGCGGAGGTCGGCGCGGGCGAGGATGGCGCGATGGCCGAGGAACTGATCGACTTCGAGCGGGAACTGTCGGTCGTCGCGGTGCGTGGCGACGACGAGCGACGGGCGTTCCCCGTCGTCGAGAACGTCCACCGCGAGGAGATACTTCGCGAGACGGTCGCGCCCGCCCGGTGTTCGGCGGCGGTCGCCGAGCGTGCTCGCGAGGTAGCGTTCGACACCTTAGAGACGCTTGACGGGCGCGGCGTGTTCGCGATGGAGTTGTTCGAGGTGAGCGAGGCGCGGAGCGCCTCGGACGCGAGCGGGGAGCGAAGCGACCCGCGAGCCGCGGGCGACGTGCTGGTCAACGAGGTCGCCCCGCGCCCGCACAACTCCGGCCACTGGACCATCGAGGGCGCGACGGCCTCGCAGTTCCAGCAACACGTCCGTGCGGCGCTCGGATGGCCGCTGGCGACTGCGGAGGCACGGTCCCCAACCGTGATGGCGAACGTCCTCGGCGACGTAGCCGAACCGACTGCGGCCCGACTCTCGGGCGTCGAGGACGTGTTGGCCGCGCCGAACGCCACTCTCCACTGGTACGGCAAACACGAGGCCCGGCCCCTGCGGAAGATGGGCCACCTGACGCTCATCGGCGACGGCGACGACCGTGACGCCGACCGCGACGAACTACTCGCTCGGGCCCGCGACCTGCGCGACGGCCTGACGTTCGAGGAGTGA
- a CDS encoding NADH-quinone oxidoreductase subunit A — MNPWIAIGALAVMGVGIPLGMMTVSAILRPSVPEQGKSATYESGEIPTGSATGIQFNIQYYMVALLFVVFDIETVLIFPWTVIYQSALASGVGLATVLLPMLIFIGILVVGLVWAWRQGAVKWASSPRAARQKTERTNQ, encoded by the coding sequence ATGAATCCATGGATAGCGATCGGCGCGTTGGCGGTGATGGGCGTGGGCATCCCACTAGGGATGATGACCGTGTCCGCGATCCTCCGTCCGAGCGTGCCAGAGCAAGGCAAGAGCGCCACCTACGAGTCCGGTGAGATCCCGACGGGATCGGCGACGGGCATCCAGTTCAACATCCAGTACTACATGGTTGCACTGCTGTTCGTCGTGTTCGACATCGAGACCGTCCTGATCTTCCCGTGGACGGTGATTTACCAGTCCGCGCTTGCGTCGGGTGTGGGCCTCGCGACGGTACTGCTCCCGATGCTGATTTTCATCGGGATCCTCGTCGTCGGTCTCGTGTGGGCGTGGCGACAGGGCGCTGTGAAGTGGGCATCTAGCCCGCGTGCAGCGAGACAGAAGACGGAGCGTACGAACCAATGA
- a CDS encoding proton-conducting membrane transporter translates to MSDGSSTRPRLKLGGHLVPGLAAVALFAVLAAVFLQASFGEAAGFTSGASITASIGYAMFNIDAEVISGAVVSGEGFVVAFILIAIALDVAIDGAVFLAKRDDEQGIGDVLADGGREIKETFRGGDD, encoded by the coding sequence GTGAGCGACGGCTCGAGCACGCGACCGCGCCTGAAACTCGGGGGGCACCTCGTTCCCGGGTTGGCGGCGGTGGCGCTGTTCGCCGTCCTCGCGGCCGTGTTCCTGCAGGCCTCCTTCGGGGAGGCTGCCGGGTTCACGAGCGGGGCGTCGATCACCGCGAGTATCGGCTACGCGATGTTCAACATCGATGCCGAGGTCATCTCCGGGGCCGTCGTCTCCGGAGAAGGCTTCGTCGTCGCGTTCATCCTGATCGCCATCGCGCTCGACGTCGCCATCGACGGCGCGGTATTCCTCGCCAAGCGCGACGACGAGCAGGGCATCGGCGACGTCCTCGCCGACGGCGGTCGAGAGATCAAAGAGACGTTCCGGGGGGGTGACGACTGA